One genomic segment of Anguilla anguilla isolate fAngAng1 chromosome 2, fAngAng1.pri, whole genome shotgun sequence includes these proteins:
- the cxcl12b gene encoding chemokine (C-X-C motif) ligand 12b (stromal cell-derived factor 1) isoform X1 — translation MDLKALAVITLLTAVMYTQMSHGKPISLVERCWCRSTHNTVPQRSIRELKFLQTPNCPFQVIAKLKNNREVCINPETKWLQQYLKNALNKMKRSKRRPN, via the exons ATGGACCTCAAAGCGCTGGCGGTGATAACCCTGTTGACGGCGGTTATGTATACCCAGATGTCACATG GCAAGCCCATCAGCCTGGTGGAGAGGTGCTGGTGCCGCTCCACTCACAACACCGTCCCGCAGCGGAGCATCCGAGAGCTCAAGTTCCTGCAGACGCCCAACTGCCCATTCCAAGTCAT TGCCAAGCTGAAGAACAACAGAGAGGTCTGCATTAACCCTGAGACCAAATGGCTGCAGCAATATCTGAAGAATGCTCTTAACAA GATGAAGAGAAGCAAAAGACGGCCTAATTAA
- the cxcl12b gene encoding chemokine (C-X-C motif) ligand 12b (stromal cell-derived factor 1) isoform X2, with product MDLKALAVITLLTAVMYTQMSHGKPISLVERCWCRSTHNTVPQRSIRELKFLQTPNCPFQVIAKLKNNREVCINPETKWLQQYLKNALNK from the exons ATGGACCTCAAAGCGCTGGCGGTGATAACCCTGTTGACGGCGGTTATGTATACCCAGATGTCACATG GCAAGCCCATCAGCCTGGTGGAGAGGTGCTGGTGCCGCTCCACTCACAACACCGTCCCGCAGCGGAGCATCCGAGAGCTCAAGTTCCTGCAGACGCCCAACTGCCCATTCCAAGTCAT TGCCAAGCTGAAGAACAACAGAGAGGTCTGCATTAACCCTGAGACCAAATGGCTGCAGCAATATCTGAAGAATGCTCTTAACAAGTAA